CAGTCGTTTCTTCCCCATTGGCATTCACAGGATTTCGCCTAATTTCCATTAATGCTGAGATAACATTCATATTTGAACGGTAAGGAATTTTAAACTTTTCTTCGTAGGATCCGCTGTTCTGGTCCTTCTGACGCTTAATGACGAGTTCTATTGTTTTTTCACTCATGCTTTTTCACCCGCCTTCTTCTTAGAAGTATAGTCACGCTTACGAGGCTTGATTAGAGAGACATCTACTTCTTCATATTCAAACTCTGGAGAACTAGTATCTGGATTATATTTAGCCTTCGTCGTTTTCAACCACTCTTCATCATTTCGCTCGGGAAATTCTGGCTTGTAGTGTGCCCCACGGCTTTCATTTCGATTGTATGCACCGATGGTAATCACTCGTGCTAAATTCATCATCGACTTTAATTGTCTAACGAATGCTGCACTCTGGTTCGTCCATTTTGCTGTATCATCAATGCTAATATTATGATAGCGTTCAAGAAGTTCTACAATTTTATCATCAGTCGCTTTAAGCTTCTCATTTTCCCTTACGACCGTCACATTATCAGTCATCAAGTTCCCTAGTTCCTGATGCAATTTAAACGCATTTTCATGGCCTTTCATGTTCAAAATATCATCGAATTGCTGTTGATCTTTAGCTACTTGATCAGCAAACACACTTTCCTCTGTATCTTCTGCTGTTTTTTCTAACCCTTGGATATATTCTGCAGCTTTAGGCCCTGCCACCATGCCACCATAAATGGAGGATAGAAGAGAGTTAGCACCAAGGCGGTTTGCACCATGAATTGAATAATCCACTTCACCAGCGGCAAATAAGCCGGGAATATTGGTCATTTGATCATAATCAACCCAAAGACCACCCATGGAATAATGAACAGCCGGGAAAATTTTCATCGGCACCTTCCGTGGATCATCTCCCATAAACTTTTCATAGATCTCCATGATGCCGCCCAATTTAATGTCTAGCTCTTTTGGGTCTTTATGGGACAGGTCAAGATAAACCATGTTTTCTCCGTTAATTCCCCGCTTAAGTTCGACACAAACATGGAAAATTTCCCTCGTAGCAATATCTCTTGGCACTAAATTACCGTAAGCTGGATATTTTTCTTCGAGGAAATACCACGGTTTCCCATCTTCATCATAGGTCCAAACACGGCCGCCTTCACCACGTGCTGATTCACTCATTAACCTAAGCTTATCATCGCCTGGAATGGCTGTCGGATGGATTTGGATAAATTCCCCGTTAGCATAATAAGCACCTTGTTCATAAACAGCTGCCGCAGCATAACCAGTATTTATCATGGAATTTGTGGACTTTCCAAAAATAATTCCTGGGCCGCCAGTAGCCAAAATAACAGCATCGCCCCTAAATGATGCAATTTCTGACGAGTTGAGGTTTTGAGCTGTCATTCCTCGGCATACCCCATCTTCATCGATAACAGCGTGTAAAAACTCCCAACCTTCATACTTGGTGACAAGACCACTTACTTCATGTCTCCTGACTTGTTCATCTAGCGCATACAACAGTTGTTGACCTGTCGTAGCCCCAGCAAAAGCTGTTCTATGATGTTGAGTACCGCCAAAACGTCTGAGAGCCAATAACCCTTCCGCAGTCCTATTAAACATAACACCCATACGATCTAATAAATGAATAATACCTGGTGCTGCATCACACATGGCTTTAACTGGAGGTTGATTTGCTAGAAAATCCCCTCCATAAACTGAATCATCAAAGTGTTCCCAAGTAGAATCCCCTTCACCCATCGTATTTAAAGCCCCGTTTATACCACCTTGAGCACAGACGGAATGGGACCGTTTTACAGGTACGACTGAGAATAATTCAACTTTCATTCCTGCTTCTGCTGCTTTAATCGTTGCCATCAAGCCGGCTAGCCCGCCTCCAACAACGATAATTTTCCCATTACTCATCACTAACACTCCCTCTTTTTACTATCCTACGAATGCAAGAATGGACCGTACACCTACAAAGGTTAACGCCACAAAAATAGCCATTGTCACATATGTTGAAACTCTTTGGGATTTTGGTGTAATTGTAAGGCCCCACGTAATAGCAAACGACCATAACCCATTAGCAAAATGAAATGTCGTAGCCGTTATTCCAATAATATACAGTATTAGTGCTAGCGGGTTTTCTACAATTTCAGCCATCATATTAAAATTTACTTCTGCCCCCATGGCAGCCGCAACTCGGGTCTCCCATACATGCCAAGTCACAAAAATTAACACGATAATCCCAGATGTTCGCTGAAATCTGAACATCCAGTTTCTAAAATAGCTGTATGTAGAGGTGTTATGCTTAGCTTGAAAAGCAATATACAAACCATAAATAGCGTGAAAGATTAATGGAAGAAAAATCACCGTCACTTCCATAAAGTAGCGAAACGGGAGGTTCTCCATAAAATGTGTTGCCTGATTATACGCTTCAGGGCCTCTTACAGCAAAATAGTTCACACTTAAATGAACAATTAAAAAAGCCCCTACTGGGATAACACCTAATAATGAATGAAGCTTTCTGTAGAAAAATTCTCGGTTTGAAGCCATTCTACTCTCCCCCTAAAATAATAGATTTCTGGAGATTAACACAGGTATAACTAGAACACCCTCCTCTTTATTAAATTTATTTAGTTAAAAACTTTGTCAATAGTCGAAAAGGCCATAAGTTTGAATAATATATGACAATTCCATTTTACTCTTCACACCCTTCTTCGTCAAGAAAGCGGATTCACTCATTACTTTTATAATAAAGTGTTTACGATGTTCATGTATTCATAACTATCTATTTATTTTACATAGATGTTTCGTCAGGATAATTCATCATTAGGTGTACTTCCTTCATTACGTTACCTACACTTTTAGCTGCCACTCTTTTTTTCTAAATTAGGGCTTACTGAATAGCCTGCAAACCTTGATATGACAACAATGACAGGCGATTTTTTCTAAACTAGGTGCAAAGAAATCCTACTAGATAGTCAAAAACCTTTGCACGTCATAATTGTTGAAAGGTTTTAACTAAAGAGGTCCCGCTAGAATAGCGGAGACCTCTGCGCGCAAAAGGAAGTAAGATGAGCCCCCACAAGGCGAAGTTTGAGGAGGCTCGGCAGCTTCTCCGCGGACTAGTAAGACACGGCAAAGCCATGGCGTGACGATGTCGCAGTGATACTCTTGGGTAAAAGCGAAGCTATGCAAACGGCACCTCTGGCTTCGAAGGTGGGGTTATTCAGCAGATCCTAAATTAAAGCTTTGTTTATGATTAGTCTTCGTGATAGTACTAACAAAATTCAATCAATAATCATAGAGCCATATTCTGCAATAGTTATTGTCACATTTAACGTGATGGGAACGTCACGGAAGGTTTGATCCCAATCGTCTTTTATTTTTTCCCATACTCTAGGATGATTAATTCTTAAATGTTCTCCAAATCCCGCAACGTCCACTTCGTATTCCTTTTGCATTTTTTCAAGTACCCCTGTTATTAATTGTGCCACTTTTTCTTCTATTTCTTTTTGAATTCTTTTTATCGATTCGTTATCAATCGGTTCCTCTGAATTGATCCAACTTTCAGATAGCCTTCCTTCTGATTCAATATTCACATCAAAAGATATTTTGTTGCCGTCAACTGTTGAGGTAATAGTGTTTCCCACTGAATCTACCTCAAATATAACGATCTGATCTGTCTCTTCATCAAATGTTTTAACCACGCCACCTTCAATATCTCCAGTTAGCCACGTGTAGCCTTCTAACTCCTCTTCATTAAAAAAGCCTTGGCATTTATTTGTTTTGCCATTAATGACAGCTGCACCTGATAATTTAGCTTCACCATTCGCCGAATCGACATTCTGGAGAAGAAAACTTGAACCTGAATGCATTTTACCTAATAACTTTGCTAATGGGACTGGTGACAAAAGCTTTGTCGTTCTATATCTATTTTCTGTCATTTCAACCAAACGAAATGCAGGAATTTCTTCGTTTTGCTTTGTTTCCATTGTCTCATAAGCCTTTCCAGAGCTGACGAAAACAAGGCTGCTTAACCTTACTTCATTATCACGAAAATGAAAATCGAGTATTTGATCCAAACTAAGCATGCTTAAAAGCTCTTCACTAATAACGACTACCTTTAAATGAGGCATAAAAACAGGATGCTCATTTTCTATCGCAAATTGACGAACAATCTGATGGATAGAATCTCCGGTTTGAGTCATATTCATGTAAGGTTTCTGTTCTCTTACTGCGCTATTGTCCTGACTAGCAGGTCTTGGATTAATAAATTGATAGGTAACTGATACAAGATCTTGTTTTGGAAATCCTGCTCTTTCACTATTTTTGAATTGGGACTCCTCGCCAATATCGAAAGCCACTCCTACTCCAAAACCCCGCTCATCAATTTCGATACTGCTCCAGCACCCTGAGACAAAAAGTAATGACAAAAAAACGATAAACCCTCCCATATTTTTATGTTTTTGCATCATACTTTATCCCCTTTAATTTGGTTATAATGAGAAGCAGTAATGGCGCTATACCAAATAAAAATATCGCTGTATCACCGATCCAATCCCCTAATGTAAATACATCATTGAGATCTTTAGGAATCATAGCAACGATATAAACAATTGGAAGTAAAACATATATAAAAGGCTGTATGTTTTTTTTGACGAGTTGAGCAAACCCGAGAGCAGCTCCGAAGTATGTAATAATAAAAGTAGCAAATATTTGCATCACCCAGACCGCAAGTAACAGTGAATCAAACCTTTCAAAAACTAAGCCGCGCAATTCATAACTTGTAATGAGATCGATCGTTGGCCATGTCCTTGTTACCACACCATCAATTGAAAATACACCGATAACCATGATAACAGTGAGCAAGTAAAACACTAAAGGAATAATCGTTGCCATGACGGCAACTTTTACAGATTTACCTGGGTGTTTCATAAACGCTATGAGAAAAAGCAGGGCTTCAAAACCCGTATAGCTGAGAGCGGTTGTTTTTAGCCCTTTTAAGGGAGGGATGACTCCTAACCCTAATACTGGACGCAAGTTATTTATTTCAAAAAGTTCGAAGCTCATGAAAAGAACTAGCAAAAAAATAATAACAGTAATCGGGAAAATAATTTCACATAGCCGCGCGAGCGAATTTACACCTCCTGAAAGTAAATAGATACCTATCCACATCATTGGCATAATCATAGCCCATTGTGGGGTATTTTCCAGCAAATAAAATCCGGTCACTTCAGCAAGTACCCGAATTTCAAGTGCGGAAAGCGTTAAAAAATAAATTATGATTAGTATACTAAGTGCTCTACCAATTAGTTTCCCAACAATCTCTTCACAGTATTGATAAAAGGTTTTTTCCAGAAAATGTTGACTTAATTTCACAATAATTATCGATGATGTCAACGCGATAAGAGCACCTAAAATGACGGTTATCCAAACATCGGGTGAATCTATTTCCTCTACTGTTACTCTTGGTAGGGTAAGGATTCCTATTGCAATGTTATAACTCGTAATAAACACAACGGTTTCTGACGTAGAGATTCTATCTTTTGGATTAGAGATCATGAGTTTTATTCTCCCTCCTTTAGCCGGAATTAACTTTTGCGTACTGAGTCTTTCGTATGCATCATTTTCGGTCGACGTTTCATCATAATAAGTGGCATACGAACAATAAAATCTTTCCAATCACTCAATCGATATGGCACAGCTGGACTAACATAGGGCACGCCAAAACTTTTTAACTTTACCATATGAGAGCCAATTAAGAGGAAGAATAAAATGACCCCATACAATCCAAACGCAGCGGCAGAAAACATGGCAGAAAAACGAAGTATACGGAGTGTAACCCCTGCACTATACTGTGGGATTGCAAAGGAGGAAATGGCGGTTACCGCCACGACAATTACCATGATAGGACTTACTATTCCTGCTTGTACAGCAGCCTCCCCAATAATAAGTCCGCCGACAATTCCTATAGCCGGTCCAACAGGTTTAGGTAAGCGCAACCCTGCTTCCCGTAAAACTTCTATAGCGATTTCCATCAACAGTGCTTCTATTAGAGAGGGAAATGGAACGCCTTCACGTGTTGCAATAATGGAAATCATTAGTTTAGTAGGAATCAGTCCAGGATGAAATGAGATAAAGGAAATATACAAAGCAGGTCCTATGAGCGAAAAAAAAGCTGCCCCACACCTTAATAAACGAATAAGTGTGCCGGGAATCCAACGTTCATAATAATCTTCAGGTGACTGTAACAACATGCTAAATGTAACCGGAGCAATCAAGGCAAACGGGCTGCCATCTAACAGAATGGCCACTCGCCCTTCCAGCAATGCACCGATAACTCGGTCAGGACGTTCAGTACTCTGTATTTGTGAAAAAGGACTGAGAACATTGTCTTCAATCAACTGTTCAATATAACCTGATTCAAGGACATCATCAATGGCAATTTTGTTTATTCTTCTCTTTACCTCCTCTACTAATTCCGTATTAGCAATGTCTTTTAAATAGGCTACGACCAGTTCTCTTTCCGTGCTTTTTCCAACGAGAAATTTTTCAAATGTTAAGTTTTCATTTTTACCGCTACTTCTTAAAAGAGCCGTATTCTCTCTTAATACTTCAGTAAAACCAACTCTAGGCCCCCTAACTAATGGTTCAGAAATCGGCTCTTCAATATTGCGTGATTTAACTATTTGTGTACCAAGGTTTAACACTTCCGCCGATCCCTCAATCAGCAATGCTGTTGAACCTTTTAATACGTCTAATACTATTTCTTTTACCATTCGAGTTTGTTTTATTCGGCTAATTGATAGAACACGATTTTTAATTAAATCTATTAATGGCGACACATGCTCAACAGATTCTGCTAAGCCATTTCCTTTGGAGAAACCATTCATAAGCGAATTTATAATGTACTTATCGATGAGATTTCTGTCTGACACCCCGTCTACAAAAACAATCGCAGCTCGAACTCCTGTTTCGCCTAGATACAACTCACGAAAATGGACATCCGAATTATGACCAATGATGTGCCTGATTTTTTCTAAATCTTTAGTAAGATCACCTGTAAAATAATCAGGTGATTCTTGGGAATACTTAGGCTCCTGTTTCGTATCATTCGAGGCAGTCCCTTTTTTTACTTTATTTTTTAAAAGCGACCATTTAATCCTCATGATTCGTCCTCAAGAGCAAGTACTTGACTGAATAATTTCCTCATAACAAAAGGGACAAAAAAGAGGATAAAAGCTTGCATATAAACTGGCCAATCTGGAAGATAAGAAACAACTTGCTGCACGTTTGAACCTCCTTATAGACAAGAGAATAATGTAGTAGCGAACACTCATAAAATGACCCTTAATTCAGGACATTAGCATCCGTTATCTCCCCTCTATATAGATTTATCTCCTCTCTATTTAGAAGTCGGAGTTTTTCTGACGATTGTCTGTGATAAACTTTGCAAATTATAGATTCGTCAGCATCTTTTAAGTAAATCAGTATGCCAAGTTAATTGTTTGTTTCGGAATGTTACGTTATTTTTTTCCAGAATCGATATTTTTATTCGATGATTTGCACCTCTTTTTTATCCTTCAATTAAAAAAAGCCTTCCTATTTCTAAGGAAGACTTATTTCAGGCACTTCTTCATCTTATATGATTATAATTTACTCCAATTTAATGTTCACTATTTTCACAGGTTATTATCCAATAATAATTCTTTCTGTAGGATATTTATAATGAACTTTTTTCTCTTTCGCTCTAATGGAGAATAAAAACGCCACAAGTCCTACTCGGCCAATTAACATAAGAATCATTAACGTAATTTGACTCGGAAGTGTTAAATGCGGGGTTATTCCCATTGATAATCCGCACGTTCCAAACGCTGAGCTCGCTTCAAAAATAATCGCCATCAGTTCAATTTCACTACTGTGTTCAAACCCTGCGATAAGTATAATGGACATAAAGAGCCCTACAACGAACACAGATAGGACAATAAAAGCTTTTTGCCGATCCTCTTGGTGAATTTCGCGGCCAAATACTTTTACGTCACTACGGCCTAAAGCAAAGCTTTTTATCGTTAAAAACATCACCGCTAACGTGGTTGTCCTTATTCCACCACCAACACTTGAAGGGCTAGCACCAATGATCATCAGTGCAGAAATAAGCAAAAGGCTTGCTAATGTTAAATGGGAAATATCCATCGTCGCTAGACCGCCACTTCTAGCCGTAGCTGAATTAAAGATAGAGAAAAAAAGTTGTTGGTGCCACGATAAGCCCTCATAAAACGCATTTCGCTCAATAACCCAAAGCCCTACTACCCCGACCACAAATACAATAAAGTAAGTTGTTGTCGTAATTTTCGTAAATAAACTGAACCGAAAATTAGGATTAGCAGATGAAAAATAGGCTTTTAATTCCATTAGTACTGGAAAACCAATAGCCCCAGCAAAAATAAGTAAAATATTGACTAACTGAACAAAATAGTCGTTCGCAAACGGAATTAAAGATTGCCCAGTTACATCAAACCCTGCATTTGTAAAGGCAGATAAAGCGCCAAAAGCCCCTTGATAATACGCTTCAGCTGGTGTATCAAAATAGTTTAAATAATATGTACCGAGTATGAGGGCACCAATAATCTCTATCAACAAAGCCACTAACAAAATCCCTCTCATTAGCTTAACAAGACCAGAAAACGAGATCTGATTTTGGTCAACCATGATGAGCATTCTTTGGGACAAGGGAATTTTCTTACCTAACACCATCCAAACAAATGTCCCTAACGTCATAACACCTATACCACCTAATTGAATGGCGGAGGCGAGGAAAAAAACACCGAGAGGACTATACGTTTCTGGAACATTCACCACTGTTAACCCCGTTACGCTGACAGCACTAACAGCTGTAAACAAAGCTTCTGAATAAGAAACTGACACCCCAGGTTGTGAAGAAACAGGTAGAAAAAGCAATATACTAAAAAGAAACATAGTAACTATGTAAGAACCCACTATAATTCTAAAAGGGCTTAACATTTTCGACAATCTCATTTTCATCTTTACTTACCTCCAACAGATATCGGGGTTAAGTATATCATGGTCTCTTAGGTGTTACCATACTCGTTAAAAAATTTTCATGAACAAGTATTAGCACGTTAATGGGTTCTCCTCACCCTTTACCAGACACTGGCACTCATATTGGGTCATACTTTCCCTTCTGCTACATCACACTAAAGAACCAAGGTATTTCAAAAGCCCCCCTTGTTAGTACGCTTTATTAGCCTAAGTATTCTTTAACTAAAATGCACCTGACTAAAAAGACAAGTTCCTATATGTCTTTTCCAGAATTCTTTAATAAAACAGCCAATAAGTTGCCCCTTTATGATAAGATTAAATAAAAAGTTACCTTTTACTGTATAACCACTTTTAATGAATTGTTATCAGCATCAGAGTAGGCTGATGTGATCACCATAAGACGAAGGATGAGAATAATGACAGACAAACAGAGTGTTCTAGACGTTGAGGAAAGGCAGTTAGTCCCAGCATATGGGTATGACTTGCTGAGACAAGATGTTTTACCTGAACTATTGGGAGAAGATGAAGCAGTGATATTATACTGGGCTGGTAAAGCGTTAGCTCGAAAAAAAATGAAAGATGTTGAAAGTGTCGGCATTGAAAATTTTTTCAACCATGCTAATTGGGGTAAAATAAAGCAGATAAAAGAAAAAGGTGAAGAAAAAGTCTATGAATTAACGGCCACACATCAAAATAAAGACAGGCCTTTTTCCTTAGAAGCTGGTTTTTTAGCTCAAATAACTGAAAACGAAAAAGCTCTTATTTCTGAAGCATCTTTTTCCATAAAAAAGAAGAAGCCACTGACTGTATCAATTACTGTTAGGTGGGACAGAAAAGACCCAACTCGTGAGATTGAGCTTTAAAACAACAGCTAAATTGAATGAATCTAATGATAAAACGCCCCTTCAATCATGAACTGCACCCCAATTGTTGGACACTATCTACAATTGGAGGTGCAGTTTTTCTTTGGCTAAATATACCCTTGAGGAAAAATTACAGCAGTTACACGCTATTTGGAGGGTGTAGAAAGTTTTGTTTCTATCGGGTGGTCGATTGGGACATGTAAAAGTGTGATTATGAACTGGGTTAAGTAATTTGACTATCATGGCATTGAGGGACTTGCTAAGACATCCTACTCTATATAGTCAAAAATCTTTACACGGCATAATTGTAGAAGAGGTTTAAGAGATCCCGCTGGACTAGCGAAGACTCTTGCGGAAAAGGAAGTAAGCCGAGCTCCACAGTCCATGCTTGAGGAGACTCGGCAGCTTCTTAGCAGATTAGTAAGACACGACAAGGTTATGGCCATATCATTGGGTAAAAAGCGGTATCTCTGGTTAAGACGGTGGGGTGGTCAACAGACCTAAATATAGTTAAGCTTTTACAGCTTCAATTTTTTCTTTCTCTTTAGCATCTAAATCAAAGTAGGCATGAAGTGCTTCTACAGCTTTCACCATGGTTTCTTCAGGTACAACTGCAGATACAGCTATTTCTGAGGTACTGACCATTTTAATGGCTACTTCTTGCTCTGCCAGCACTTTGAACATATTGGCCGCTACGCCTGGATTAGACACCATGCCGGAACCTACGATTGACACTTTTGCCAGTGAGCTTTCATGACGGACGGTGCTATAACATAGTTCAGCTTTATTAGCATGAATGATATCAAGGGCTTTCCCTAGGTTAGCTGTATCAATGGAAAAGGACACATTTAAACCGTGGTCGGCTGTCATTTGTTGAATAATGATATCCACATTAATGCCCTTTTCAGCTAATAATGTGAAGAGAATTGACATCGTATCATACCGGTTAGGTAAACGTTCAATCGTAATTTTAGTCACATTTTCTTCAAATGCTAATCCACGAACAACTAAATTTTGTTCCATAGTCGCTTCCTCCTCCACTAGTGTCCCTTCCACGTCCTCCATACTAGATCTGACGATAAGTGACACATTGTAGTTCTTTGCAAATTCAACCGCTCGAGGGTGTAAAACACCAGCGCCTAAGTTAGCCAATTCAAGCATTTCATCATAGGCAATGCTGTCTAATTTCCGAGCTTTTTTCACATAACGCGGATCAGCTGTAAATACACCAGTAACATCTGTATATATTGAGCACGTTTCTGCTTCTAGAGCAGCAGCAAGTGCGACTGCCGTTGTGTCAGAACCGCCTCTTCCTAAGGTCGTAATATTGCCTGAAGCACTAACTCCCTGAAAGCCTGCTACAAGAACGGCTTTCCCTTCATTTAAATGGTTTTGAACGTTCTCCGTTTTTATATCTGTAATTCGTGCATCCTGATGCACATCCTCTGTTTCAATTCCCGCTTGCCAGCCAGTTAAAGATACAGCATCAACACCGAGTTCCTTTAATGCCATCACAACTAAAGACATCGTCACTTGTTCTCCTGTTGTTAGAAGCATATCCATTTCTCTTGGATCAGGTGAATCGGTAATATCGTTGGCCAGTTGGACTAGCTTGTCAGTTGATTTTCCCATTGCTGACACAACTGTAACGACTTTTTGTCCATCGTCCATTTTTCGTTTAATCTTTTCTGCAACGCGTTTAATTTTTGTTACATCTCCCACAGATGTCCCGCCAAACTTTTGAACAACCGTTGTCAATATGAACGCCTCCTCGACCTATTGCAAACATTTTTTGTTCAAGTTTAGATGATCTTTCTCTCTTAGAAATATCACCCTTAAAAAACAAAGAAAGTTCCGATTTTTTTAAATACAGCGACATCTTTTTTCAGTCTCAAATAAAAACGACAGAGAGGTGTCTCGCTGTCGTGATCGACTGACTATACAGAATTAAAATTCTCTGGTAGATAGTCTTCCACAC
The Salipaludibacillus sp. LMS25 DNA segment above includes these coding regions:
- the sdhA gene encoding succinate dehydrogenase flavoprotein subunit is translated as MSNGKIIVVGGGLAGLMATIKAAEAGMKVELFSVVPVKRSHSVCAQGGINGALNTMGEGDSTWEHFDDSVYGGDFLANQPPVKAMCDAAPGIIHLLDRMGVMFNRTAEGLLALRRFGGTQHHRTAFAGATTGQQLLYALDEQVRRHEVSGLVTKYEGWEFLHAVIDEDGVCRGMTAQNLNSSEIASFRGDAVILATGGPGIIFGKSTNSMINTGYAAAAVYEQGAYYANGEFIQIHPTAIPGDDKLRLMSESARGEGGRVWTYDEDGKPWYFLEEKYPAYGNLVPRDIATREIFHVCVELKRGINGENMVYLDLSHKDPKELDIKLGGIMEIYEKFMGDDPRKVPMKIFPAVHYSMGGLWVDYDQMTNIPGLFAAGEVDYSIHGANRLGANSLLSSIYGGMVAGPKAAEYIQGLEKTAEDTEESVFADQVAKDQQQFDDILNMKGHENAFKLHQELGNLMTDNVTVVRENEKLKATDDKIVELLERYHNISIDDTAKWTNQSAAFVRQLKSMMNLARVITIGAYNRNESRGAHYKPEFPERNDEEWLKTTKAKYNPDTSSPEFEYEEVDVSLIKPRKRDYTSKKKAGEKA
- a CDS encoding succinate dehydrogenase cytochrome b558 subunit, whose protein sequence is MASNREFFYRKLHSLLGVIPVGAFLIVHLSVNYFAVRGPEAYNQATHFMENLPFRYFMEVTVIFLPLIFHAIYGLYIAFQAKHNTSTYSYFRNWMFRFQRTSGIIVLIFVTWHVWETRVAAAMGAEVNFNMMAEIVENPLALILYIIGITATTFHFANGLWSFAITWGLTITPKSQRVSTYVTMAIFVALTFVGVRSILAFVG
- a CDS encoding Ger(x)C family spore germination protein, which translates into the protein MMQKHKNMGGFIVFLSLLFVSGCWSSIEIDERGFGVGVAFDIGEESQFKNSERAGFPKQDLVSVTYQFINPRPASQDNSAVREQKPYMNMTQTGDSIHQIVRQFAIENEHPVFMPHLKVVVISEELLSMLSLDQILDFHFRDNEVRLSSLVFVSSGKAYETMETKQNEEIPAFRLVEMTENRYRTTKLLSPVPLAKLLGKMHSGSSFLLQNVDSANGEAKLSGAAVINGKTNKCQGFFNEEELEGYTWLTGDIEGGVVKTFDEETDQIVIFEVDSVGNTITSTVDGNKISFDVNIESEGRLSESWINSEEPIDNESIKRIQKEIEEKVAQLITGVLEKMQKEYEVDVAGFGEHLRINHPRVWEKIKDDWDQTFRDVPITLNVTITIAEYGSMIID
- a CDS encoding spore germination protein, translating into MISNPKDRISTSETVVFITSYNIAIGILTLPRVTVEEIDSPDVWITVILGALIALTSSIIIVKLSQHFLEKTFYQYCEEIVGKLIGRALSILIIIYFLTLSALEIRVLAEVTGFYLLENTPQWAMIMPMMWIGIYLLSGGVNSLARLCEIIFPITVIIFLLVLFMSFELFEINNLRPVLGLGVIPPLKGLKTTALSYTGFEALLFLIAFMKHPGKSVKVAVMATIIPLVFYLLTVIMVIGVFSIDGVVTRTWPTIDLITSYELRGLVFERFDSLLLAVWVMQIFATFIITYFGAALGFAQLVKKNIQPFIYVLLPIVYIVAMIPKDLNDVFTLGDWIGDTAIFLFGIAPLLLLIITKLKGIKYDAKT
- a CDS encoding spore germination protein; the encoded protein is MRIKWSLLKNKVKKGTASNDTKQEPKYSQESPDYFTGDLTKDLEKIRHIIGHNSDVHFRELYLGETGVRAAIVFVDGVSDRNLIDKYIINSLMNGFSKGNGLAESVEHVSPLIDLIKNRVLSISRIKQTRMVKEIVLDVLKGSTALLIEGSAEVLNLGTQIVKSRNIEEPISEPLVRGPRVGFTEVLRENTALLRSSGKNENLTFEKFLVGKSTERELVVAYLKDIANTELVEEVKRRINKIAIDDVLESGYIEQLIEDNVLSPFSQIQSTERPDRVIGALLEGRVAILLDGSPFALIAPVTFSMLLQSPEDYYERWIPGTLIRLLRCGAAFFSLIGPALYISFISFHPGLIPTKLMISIIATREGVPFPSLIEALLMEIAIEVLREAGLRLPKPVGPAIGIVGGLIIGEAAVQAGIVSPIMVIVVAVTAISSFAIPQYSAGVTLRILRFSAMFSAAAFGLYGVILFFLLIGSHMVKLKSFGVPYVSPAVPYRLSDWKDFIVRMPLIMMKRRPKMMHTKDSVRKS
- a CDS encoding TrkH family potassium uptake protein: MKMRLSKMLSPFRIIVGSYIVTMFLFSILLFLPVSSQPGVSVSYSEALFTAVSAVSVTGLTVVNVPETYSPLGVFFLASAIQLGGIGVMTLGTFVWMVLGKKIPLSQRMLIMVDQNQISFSGLVKLMRGILLVALLIEIIGALILGTYYLNYFDTPAEAYYQGAFGALSAFTNAGFDVTGQSLIPFANDYFVQLVNILLIFAGAIGFPVLMELKAYFSSANPNFRFSLFTKITTTTYFIVFVVGVVGLWVIERNAFYEGLSWHQQLFFSIFNSATARSGGLATMDISHLTLASLLLISALMIIGASPSSVGGGIRTTTLAVMFLTIKSFALGRSDVKVFGREIHQEDRQKAFIVLSVFVVGLFMSIILIAGFEHSSEIELMAIIFEASSAFGTCGLSMGITPHLTLPSQITLMILMLIGRVGLVAFLFSIRAKEKKVHYKYPTERIIIG
- a CDS encoding DUF2507 domain-containing protein codes for the protein MTDKQSVLDVEERQLVPAYGYDLLRQDVLPELLGEDEAVILYWAGKALARKKMKDVESVGIENFFNHANWGKIKQIKEKGEEKVYELTATHQNKDRPFSLEAGFLAQITENEKALISEASFSIKKKKPLTVSITVRWDRKDPTREIEL
- a CDS encoding aspartate kinase: MTTVVQKFGGTSVGDVTKIKRVAEKIKRKMDDGQKVVTVVSAMGKSTDKLVQLANDITDSPDPREMDMLLTTGEQVTMSLVVMALKELGVDAVSLTGWQAGIETEDVHQDARITDIKTENVQNHLNEGKAVLVAGFQGVSASGNITTLGRGGSDTTAVALAAALEAETCSIYTDVTGVFTADPRYVKKARKLDSIAYDEMLELANLGAGVLHPRAVEFAKNYNVSLIVRSSMEDVEGTLVEEEATMEQNLVVRGLAFEENVTKITIERLPNRYDTMSILFTLLAEKGINVDIIIQQMTADHGLNVSFSIDTANLGKALDIIHANKAELCYSTVRHESSLAKVSIVGSGMVSNPGVAANMFKVLAEQEVAIKMVSTSEIAVSAVVPEETMVKAVEALHAYFDLDAKEKEKIEAVKA